A genomic window from Silene latifolia isolate original U9 population chromosome Y, ASM4854445v1, whole genome shotgun sequence includes:
- the LOC141632988 gene encoding uncharacterized protein LOC141632988: MDPVYPKELFRRRFRMRKHVFMRIVNALSANDRFFQQRPCGNGRLSFSTLQRCTAALRVLAYGTSTDSVDEYLCSLNDINFLQRYPLFNEILEEYAPAVNYTVYGTEYKMGYYLTDAQQESCRKDVERAFGVLQARFAFIKRPCLLWDRTMMGKVLMTCIIMHNMIVGDERETYHNYENIIAEFKEDNPTSTSDDPYEYHRRRRPAQERFAEIYGEIRDRATNIALKNDLIEHIWQNFRN; encoded by the exons ATGGATCCGGTTTATCCCAAGGAGTTATTCCGCCGAAGATTTCGCATGCGCAAGCATGTATTCATGCGCATAGTTAATGCTCTATCCGCCAATGATCGCTTTTTCCAACAACGGCCCTGTGGTAATGGGAGACTTAGTTTCTCAACATTGCAGAGATGCACAGCGGCTTTAAGAGTTCTAGCATATGGTACGTCTACTGATTCAGTAGATGAATATCTGT GTTCGCTTAATGATATTAATTTTCTTCAACGTTATCCACTATTTAATGAAATTTTAGAAGAATACGCCCCAGCTGTTAATTACACGGTATATGGTACGGAGTATAAAATGGGATATTATCTTACTGATG CTCAACAAGAGAGTTGTCGAAAAGATGTTGAGCGTGCTTTCGGCGTCTTACAAGCTCGATTTGCGTTTATCAAACGCCCTTGTCTTCTTTGGGATCGAACTATGATGGGGAAGGTTCTTATGACTTGTATTATTATGCATAATATGATAGTGGGAGATGAACGAGAAACCTATCATAACTATGAAAACATAATAGCGGAGTTCAAAGAAGATAATCCGACTTCAACTAGTGATGATCCTTATGAATATCATCGTCGTAGAAGGCCGGCTCAAGAAAGATTCGCAGAAATTTATGGTGAGATTCGTGATCGTGCCACTAATATTGCTCTGAAAAATGATCTCATTGAGCATATTTGGCAAAACTTCCGTAACTAG